Proteins encoded by one window of Primulina huaijiensis isolate GDHJ02 chromosome 1, ASM1229523v2, whole genome shotgun sequence:
- the LOC140978944 gene encoding transcription factor TCP2-like: protein MDLDEIQRKFPRISNGDGRLASAKLVYGKKMDDQYGDEKDGKSKRVGGSNGGGSVGGVDLGGGAGGFYGWASSRIVRVSRASGGKDRHSKVLTSKGLRDRRVRLSVNTAIQFYDLQDRLGYDQPSKAVEWLLKAAASSIAELPPMNSLFPDTPKQLSDEKRSSNGGSDQLGLDSVEVEMDGGGGGDTKYHHHQQMTKSSACSSTSETSKSSGLSLSRSESRIKARERAKERVAGKEKDSQMASLNPLSHTTSFTELLSAGMNGNNPTSPNRSVQENSNESNFFQKSRLWSSEYFSTAPGQIHFANSFASMASPLFSVAGENQSEIQQFSFVPDHFVPASNSNHNNGSNEYNLNFTISSSASSFGLAAAYNGGTLQSNSTSPYNYLQRFSLLDGSSSPSFFLGTAAPVENHHQLLPGFDARLQLSYGDPNANNGVRHSSRKGKGKN, encoded by the coding sequence ATGGATTTGGATGAGATTCAGCGTAAGTTTCCAAGAATCAGCAATGGCGATGGAAGGCTGGCCTCAGCAAAATTAGTCTACGGTAAGAAAATGGATGACCAGTATGGGGATGAAAAAGATGGAAAGAGTAAAAGGGTTGGTGGTTCTAACGGCGGCGGAAGTGTTGGAGGCGTGGATCTTGGCGGTGGCGCAGGTGGGTTTTACGGCTGGGCTTCTTCTAGGATTGTTAGGGTTTCGCGAGCTTCTGGGGGGAAAGATCGACACAGCAAAGTGCTGACCTCCAAGGGGCTAAGAGACAGGCGTGTACGGCTATCTGTGAACACTGCTATTCAGTTCTATGATTTGCAGGACCGTTTAGGTTATGATCAGCCGAGCAAGGCGGTGGAGTGGCTGCTGAAAGCGGCTGCAAGCTCCATCGCCGAGCTACCGCCGATGAATTCTCTTTTCCCGGACACCCCTAAGCAACTAAGTGATGAGAAAAGGTCTAGTAATGGCGGAAGCGATCAACTCGGTCTAGATTCAGTCGAAGTAGAGATGGACGGCGGCGGTGGCGGGGATACCAAATACCATCATCACCAGCAAATGACAAAATCCTCCGCCTGTAGTAGCACTTCGGAGACGAGCAAAAGCTCCGGTCTTTCACTCTCCAGATCTGAAAGCCGGATCAAAGCCAGGGAGCGCGCAAAGGAGAGAGTCGCGGGGAAGGAGAAGGACTCTCAAATGGCTTCTCTAAACCCTCTTTCACACACCACTTCTTTCACCGAGCTCTTGAGCGCAGGGATGAATGGTAACAACCCCACCAGCCCCAATAGGTCAGTTCAAGAAAATTCCAACGAGTCCAATTTCTTTCAAAAATCTCGGCTTTGGTCCTCGGAATACTTCAGCACTGCTCCGGGGCAAATTCACTTTGCGAATTCCTTCGCATCCATGGCTTCGCCGCTGTTTAGCGTGGCGGGGGAGAACCAGTCGGAGATCCAACAGTTCTCCTTCGTCCCCGACCACTTTGTCCCAGCTAGTAACAGTAACCACAACAATGGCAGCAACGAGTACAACTTGAATTTCACAATCTCCTCTTCTGCTAGTTCATTCGGCCTTGCTGCTGCCTACAACGGGGGGACCCTTCAGTCCAATTCCACGTCGCCTTACAATTACCTCCAGAGATTTTCTCTCCTAGATGGATCTTCATCTCCTAGCTTCTTCCTCGGCACGGCGGCGCCAGTGGAGAACCACCACCAGTTACTTCCTGGATTCGATGCTCGTCTGCAGCTCAGCTACGGCGATCCAAATGCTAACAATGGCGTCAGGCATTCATCCCGGAAAGGAAAAGGAAAGAACTGA
- the LOC140978955 gene encoding F-box protein At4g18380-like, translated as MGSIRLDLVGKIHPEPIDQFDRLPDSILLLIFNKIGDVKALGRCCAVLKRFHSIVPQVDSIIVRVDCVISDDDPSASITSVDKSRHPVSSFFRLFLGIFKPLQSLTQLMTPSTRRIPSISQDSDCENERNNVTHHSPTQVLKNFNEIKLLRIELPSGELGIDEGVLLKWKANFGSTLDNCVILGASSVITNLNRAGDCLASCDVNTDCGHGVENDNGSIPDSFYTNGGLKLRVVWTISSLIAASARHYLLQPIIAEHKTLECLMLMDSDGQGVLSMDKDQLEELRVKPLSASSASKRTLVPALDMRLWYSPHLELPNGMVLKGATLVAIKPIEQSKREAVGLDVNWVATAFEEPFGTAARMLVKRRTYCLEMNSF; from the coding sequence ATGGGGTCGATTCGGCTAGATCTGGTCGGAAAGATTCATCCAGAACCGATCGATCAATTCGACCGGCTTCCGGACTCCATCCTTCTCTTGATCTTCAACAAAATCGGGGATGTCAAAGCTTTGGGCCGATGCTGCGCTGTTTTGAAGCGATTTCATTCTATCGTTCCTCAAGTTGACAGCATAATCGTCCGCGTGGATTGCGTCATCTCCGACGATGATCCCTCCGCCTCCATAACCTCCGTGGACAAGTCCCGCCACCCAGTTTCCTCCTTTTTCCGCCTGTTCTTGGGAATCTTCAAGCCGTTGCAATCGCTTACTCAGCTCATGACTCCTTCCACTCGTCGCATTCCTTCGATTTCCCAAGACTCTGATTGCGAAAATGAGAGGAACAATGTCACCCATCATTCACCTACTCAAGTCTTGAAGAATTTTAATGAGATCAAGCTCCTTAGGATTGAACTTCCTAGTGGGGAGTTGGGGATTGATGAAGGTGTTTTGCTCAAGTGGAAAGCTAATTTCGGGTCTACCCTCGATAATTGTGTTATTCTTGGAGCTTCGAGCGTCATTACTAATCTGAATAGGGCCGGTGATTGTTTGGCTTCTTGTGATGTCAATACTGACTGTGGCCATGGGGTGGAGAATGACAATGGGAGCATACCGGACTCCTTTTACACGAACGGGGGATTGAAATTACGCGTTGTGTGGACTATTAGCTCATTGATTGCTGCCTCGGCGAGGCATTACCTACTTCAGCCGATAATAGCCGAACATAAGACGCTAGAATGTTTGATGCTTATGGATTCTGATGGGCAGGGGGTATTGTCAATGGATAAAGATCAGCTGGAGGAGCTACGGGTAAAGCCTTTGTCTGCATCTTCGGCATCAAAGAGGACTCTTGTTCCAGCTCTGGATATGCGTTTATGGTACTCTCCACATTTGGAGTTGCCGAATGGGATGGTCCTAAAAGGAGCGACCTTGGTTGCTATTAAGCCTATTGAGCAGTCGAAGAGAGAAGCTGTGGGTTTGGATGTGAATTGGGTCGCAACGGCGTTTGAGGAGCCTTTTGGAACTGCTGCGAGAATGTTGGTGAAGAGGAGGACTTATTGTCTGGAAATGAACTCATTCTGA
- the LOC140978981 gene encoding ornithine aminotransferase, mitochondrial-like, translating into MAFRKTLRYVLAGVQEARHVRSYSALPQGSGAYAQSSQHLINLEGQYSAHNYHPIPVVFSQAKGSYIWDPEGKKYVDFLSAYSAVNQGHCHPKFLEDFQRQFPDFCCRAIAMSVAPSTMERMV; encoded by the exons ATGGCGTTCAGGAAAACTCTACGTTATGTATTGGCCGGAGTTCAGGAGGCAAGACATGTTAGGAGCTATAGCGCACTCCCACAAGGTAGCGGCGCTTATGCACAATCCTCTCAACATCTCATTAACTTGGAAGGCCAGTACAGTGCCCACAA TTATCACCCTATTCCCGTTGTCTTTTCGCAAGCCAAAGGATCATATATTTGGGACCCTGAAGGCAAGAAATATGTTGACTTCCTCTCGGCTTATTCTGCTGTTAACCAG GGTCATTGCCATCCCAAGTTCTTGGAAGACTTCCAAAGACAATTTCCTGACTTTTGCTGCAGGGCCATTGCCATGTCAGTAGCTCCTAGTACAATGGAAAGGATGGTCTGA
- the LOC140978959 gene encoding KH domain-containing protein At4g18375-like isoform X2 has protein sequence MGETGKRYRHHRDDLENKNQKRRTDRGRDKDENGNDELIVYRILCPDGVIGSVIGKSGKVINSIRQDSRAKVKVVDPFPGSKDRVILTYCYVRDKEDVEVDEEFNNNKPLSPAQDALLKVHAAIANAVATVGESDGKNKDKSNEGCQLLVPASQSSNIIGKSGATIKKLRNKTRTNIKVIAKDLSDPSHSCALEFDNFVQISGDSEAVKKALFAISAIMHKFAPKETIPLDTSIPEVPPSIIIPADVPIYPATGHYSNVDSIAPTRSISSILGHANTLDIPGYTDAGTSWPVYQSTIPVVSGYGGSSQAEELIVKVVCPGNVIGRVIGKGGISIRNIRQDSGARVDVEDPKPKHNECVITVISMEALDDLKSSAVEAVLLLQAKINDEDDEAVTMRLLIPSKVIGCIIGKSGSIINEIRKRTKADIRISKGEKPKCADDNDELVEIFGQVGRVRDALVQIVLRLRDDVLKDREGGQNSFIGGEALYSGGASLPAQSGLPSVSSTASFGYEKRPESGSGLGLLSSSAYGYKSLSMGDSGHGQLPSRSSSLYSRFPPPSTLDMVIPAHAIGKVIGKGGTNIENIRQISGATIEISDPKSSNGDRVALISGTPEQKRAAENLIQAFILAT, from the exons ATGGGTGAAACTGGGAAACGATATCGCCACCATCGTGATGACTTGGAGAACAAGAACCAGAAGAGGAGGACTGATAGAGGACGAGACAAAGATGAAAATGGCAATGATGAACTAATAGTGTACAGGATTCTGTGTCCTGATGGTGTGATTGGGAGTGTAATTGGGAAGAGTGGAAAAGTTATAAATTCTATCCGGCAGGACTCGAGAGCCAAAGTCAAGGTGGTGGATCCATTTCCAGGCTCTAAAGATAGAGTTATTTTAACATATTGTTATGTTAGAGATAAGGAAGACGTAGAGGTTGACGAggaattcaataataataaacctCTCAGTCCTGCGCAAGATGCGCTCCTGAAAGTGCATGCTGCAATTGCAAACGCTGTTGCCACGGTCGGGGAATCTGATGGaaaaaataaagacaaaagTAATGAGGGATGCCAGCTTCTTGTACCTGCTAGTCAGTCTTCTAATATTATTGGCAAATCTGGTGCAACCATCAAGAAATTAAGAAACAAAACGAGGACTAACATTAAGGTCATTGCAAAGGATCTCAGTGACCCATCTCACTCTTGCGCCTTGGAATTTGACAATTTTGTTCAG ATATCTGGAGACTCAGAGGCGGTGAAGAAAGCACTTTTTGCCATTTCAGCAATTATGCACAAGTTTGCGCCCAAGGAAACAATTCCTCTCGACACTTCCATTCCTGAAGTTCCTCCAAGCATCATCATCCCAGCAGATGTTCCCATATATCCTGCCACAGGACATTATTCAAATGTTGATTCTATTGCCCCTACTAGATCTATCTCATCCATTTTAGGTCATGCAAACACACTAGATATTCCAGGTTATACAGATGCCGGAACATCATGGCCTGTCTATCAATCTACTATACCTGTGGTTTCTGGCTATGGAGGGTCTTCACAAGCTGAGGAGTTGATAGTAAAAGTGGTATGCCCAGGTAATGTGATTGGGCGTGTCATTGGAAAAGGAGGAATTTCCATTAGAAATATAAGGCAGGATAGCGGTGCTCGTGTTGATGTGGAGGACCCCAAGCCCAAGCATAATGAGTGTGTCATCACTGTGATCTCCATGGAG GCATTAGATGACTTGAAATCCTCGGCAGTGGAAGCTGTGCTATTGTTGCAAGCAAAGATAaatgatgaagatgatgaagccGTAACTATGCGGCTTCTTATTCCTTCAAAAGTTATAGGCTGTATAATTGGGAAAAGTGGCTCTATTATCAATGAAATCCGAAAGAGGACTAAAGCAGATATTAGAATTTCCAAAGGTGAAAAGCCCAAATGTGCTGATGATAATGATGAACTTGTTGAG ATTTTTGGACAAGTTGGTCGCGTGAGAGATGCCCTTGTTCAGATTGTTTTGAGGCTCCGAGATGATGTATTAAAGGATAGGGAAGGTGGCCAAAATTCTTTTATTGGTGGCGAAGCATTATACTCTGGTGGTGCATCTCTACCAGCTCAATCTGGCTTGCCCAGTGTGTCTTCTACTGCTTCATTTGGTTATGAGAAAAGGCCAGAAAGCGGGAGTGGACTGGGCTTGCTGTCCTCCAGTGCTTATGGATATAAGTCTTTATCG ATGGGAGATAGCGGCCATGGACAGTTGCCTTCACGCTCATCATCACTATATTCAAG GTTCCCTCCACCATCTACTCTGGATATGGTTATCCCTGCACATGCGATTGGTAAAGTCATTGGAAAAGGTGGCACGAATATTGAGAATATCCGGCAG ATATCTGGAGCTACTATAGAGATTTCTGATCCAAAATCTTCCAATGGTGATCGTGTGGCTTTAATATCGGGGACCCCTGAGCAGAAGCGTGCTGCTGAAAACTTGATTCAAGCGTTCATATTGGCCACTTAA
- the LOC140978959 gene encoding KH domain-containing protein At4g18375-like isoform X1, which translates to MKFQSTMGETGKRYRHHRDDLENKNQKRRTDRGRDKDENGNDELIVYRILCPDGVIGSVIGKSGKVINSIRQDSRAKVKVVDPFPGSKDRVILTYCYVRDKEDVEVDEEFNNNKPLSPAQDALLKVHAAIANAVATVGESDGKNKDKSNEGCQLLVPASQSSNIIGKSGATIKKLRNKTRTNIKVIAKDLSDPSHSCALEFDNFVQISGDSEAVKKALFAISAIMHKFAPKETIPLDTSIPEVPPSIIIPADVPIYPATGHYSNVDSIAPTRSISSILGHANTLDIPGYTDAGTSWPVYQSTIPVVSGYGGSSQAEELIVKVVCPGNVIGRVIGKGGISIRNIRQDSGARVDVEDPKPKHNECVITVISMEALDDLKSSAVEAVLLLQAKINDEDDEAVTMRLLIPSKVIGCIIGKSGSIINEIRKRTKADIRISKGEKPKCADDNDELVEIFGQVGRVRDALVQIVLRLRDDVLKDREGGQNSFIGGEALYSGGASLPAQSGLPSVSSTASFGYEKRPESGSGLGLLSSSAYGYKSLSMGDSGHGQLPSRSSSLYSRFPPPSTLDMVIPAHAIGKVIGKGGTNIENIRQISGATIEISDPKSSNGDRVALISGTPEQKRAAENLIQAFILAT; encoded by the exons ATGAAATTCCAG AGCACTATGGGTGAAACTGGGAAACGATATCGCCACCATCGTGATGACTTGGAGAACAAGAACCAGAAGAGGAGGACTGATAGAGGACGAGACAAAGATGAAAATGGCAATGATGAACTAATAGTGTACAGGATTCTGTGTCCTGATGGTGTGATTGGGAGTGTAATTGGGAAGAGTGGAAAAGTTATAAATTCTATCCGGCAGGACTCGAGAGCCAAAGTCAAGGTGGTGGATCCATTTCCAGGCTCTAAAGATAGAGTTATTTTAACATATTGTTATGTTAGAGATAAGGAAGACGTAGAGGTTGACGAggaattcaataataataaacctCTCAGTCCTGCGCAAGATGCGCTCCTGAAAGTGCATGCTGCAATTGCAAACGCTGTTGCCACGGTCGGGGAATCTGATGGaaaaaataaagacaaaagTAATGAGGGATGCCAGCTTCTTGTACCTGCTAGTCAGTCTTCTAATATTATTGGCAAATCTGGTGCAACCATCAAGAAATTAAGAAACAAAACGAGGACTAACATTAAGGTCATTGCAAAGGATCTCAGTGACCCATCTCACTCTTGCGCCTTGGAATTTGACAATTTTGTTCAG ATATCTGGAGACTCAGAGGCGGTGAAGAAAGCACTTTTTGCCATTTCAGCAATTATGCACAAGTTTGCGCCCAAGGAAACAATTCCTCTCGACACTTCCATTCCTGAAGTTCCTCCAAGCATCATCATCCCAGCAGATGTTCCCATATATCCTGCCACAGGACATTATTCAAATGTTGATTCTATTGCCCCTACTAGATCTATCTCATCCATTTTAGGTCATGCAAACACACTAGATATTCCAGGTTATACAGATGCCGGAACATCATGGCCTGTCTATCAATCTACTATACCTGTGGTTTCTGGCTATGGAGGGTCTTCACAAGCTGAGGAGTTGATAGTAAAAGTGGTATGCCCAGGTAATGTGATTGGGCGTGTCATTGGAAAAGGAGGAATTTCCATTAGAAATATAAGGCAGGATAGCGGTGCTCGTGTTGATGTGGAGGACCCCAAGCCCAAGCATAATGAGTGTGTCATCACTGTGATCTCCATGGAG GCATTAGATGACTTGAAATCCTCGGCAGTGGAAGCTGTGCTATTGTTGCAAGCAAAGATAaatgatgaagatgatgaagccGTAACTATGCGGCTTCTTATTCCTTCAAAAGTTATAGGCTGTATAATTGGGAAAAGTGGCTCTATTATCAATGAAATCCGAAAGAGGACTAAAGCAGATATTAGAATTTCCAAAGGTGAAAAGCCCAAATGTGCTGATGATAATGATGAACTTGTTGAG ATTTTTGGACAAGTTGGTCGCGTGAGAGATGCCCTTGTTCAGATTGTTTTGAGGCTCCGAGATGATGTATTAAAGGATAGGGAAGGTGGCCAAAATTCTTTTATTGGTGGCGAAGCATTATACTCTGGTGGTGCATCTCTACCAGCTCAATCTGGCTTGCCCAGTGTGTCTTCTACTGCTTCATTTGGTTATGAGAAAAGGCCAGAAAGCGGGAGTGGACTGGGCTTGCTGTCCTCCAGTGCTTATGGATATAAGTCTTTATCG ATGGGAGATAGCGGCCATGGACAGTTGCCTTCACGCTCATCATCACTATATTCAAG GTTCCCTCCACCATCTACTCTGGATATGGTTATCCCTGCACATGCGATTGGTAAAGTCATTGGAAAAGGTGGCACGAATATTGAGAATATCCGGCAG ATATCTGGAGCTACTATAGAGATTTCTGATCCAAAATCTTCCAATGGTGATCGTGTGGCTTTAATATCGGGGACCCCTGAGCAGAAGCGTGCTGCTGAAAACTTGATTCAAGCGTTCATATTGGCCACTTAA
- the LOC140978989 gene encoding F-box/kelch-repeat protein At1g30090-like: MQRVRVSSHQAPVHKLGDSQMTLSPKFRLAAMKSSMQSPSLEFELSIKGEPLIPGLPDDVALQCLLRVAIDNHGACRAVSKRWYLLFGSKEQFFMRRKEFRFHDPWLFVFAYHKCTGKIEWKVLDLIRFSWHTIPAMPCKEKVCPQGFRCVSFPHEGTLFVCGGVVSDVDCPLNLVVKFEVIKNRWTVMKKMTTPRSFFASGVINDLIYVAGGNSTDLFELNSVEVLDPKKGTWQSVSNMKTNMASYDAAVLDGKLLVTEGWFWPFYVVPRGQIYDPQTDNWENMATGLREGWTGSSVVIYGHLFVVTEHERTKLKVYDAQCDSWDIVEGPPLPEQICKPFCVNCWECKIYVVGRNLHVAVGHILRVYSSNDSEKKCRFSVLWQTLDAPGSLFDLTPSSAQVMFA, from the coding sequence ATGCAAAGGGTGCGTGTTTCATCTCATCAAGCTCCAGTGCACAAGCTTGGGGATTCGCAAATGACCTTATCTCCAAAATTTAGATTAGCTGCAATGAAATCCAGTATGCAGAGTCCTTCTCTAGAATTTGAGCTCTCTATCAAAGGAGAACCTCTAATCCCGGGACTCCCTGATGATGTTGCTCTTCAGTGCCTCCTTCGTGTTGCAATCGACAATCATGGAGCCTGCAGGGCAGTCTCGAAGCGCTGGTATTTACTCTTTGGCAGCAAGGAGCAGTTTTTTATGCGGAGAAAGGAGTTCAGGTTTCACGATCCATGGCTTTTTGTGTTTGCGTATCATAAATGTACAGGAAAAATAGAGTGGAAGGTTCTTGACCTGATTCGATTCTCTTGGCACACCATCCCAGCCATGCCTTGTAAGGAAAAGGTCTGCCCACAAGGTTTCAGGTGTGTTTCCTTCCCACATGAGGGTACTCTCTTTGTTTGTGGCGGCGTCGTGTCTGATGTAGATTGCCCTCTCAATCTAGTTGTCAAATTTGAAGTGATTAAGAATCGGTGGACTGTTATGAAGAAGATGACCACACCGAGGTCATTTTTTGCGAGTGGGGTGATAAATGATTTGATATATGTTGCTGGAGGAAACAGCACAGATCTTTTCGAGCTTAATTCAGTAGAAGTCTTGGATCCTAAGAAAGGGACATGGCAAAGTGTTTCTAACATGAAAACAAACATGGCCTCCTATGATGCAGCGGTTCTTGACGGTAAGCTTCTTGTAACAGAAGGTTGGTTTTGGCCGTTCTATGTGGTGCCACGAGGTCAGATTTATGACCCACAGACTGATAACTGGGAGAATATGGCTACTGGACTCAGAGAAGGTTGGACTGGTTCAAGTGTTGTAATTTATGGACATTTGTTTGTGGTTACAGAGCACGAGAGAACCAAACTCAAGGTTTATGATGCTCAGTGCGATTCTTGGGACATTGTGGAAGGACCTCCTTTACCAGAGCAGATATGTAAGCCATTTTGCGTAAACTGTTGGGAATGCAAGATTTATGTAGTTGGTCGGAATCTTCATGTCGCTGTTGGACATATACTTAGGGTATACTCGAGTAACGATTCTGAAAAGAAATGCAGGTTTTCCGTGCTATGGCAAACTCTGGATGCACCTGGATCTCTTTTTGACCTTACACCATCCAGTGCTCAGGTTATGTTTGCTTAG